The Tissierellales bacterium genome has a window encoding:
- a CDS encoding SLC13 family permease, whose product MIFGISPIFALVPLIIYIILAFKDINAILNVVICVLLSAIMTKQPLMEMGDVIGEALGSFLAMIGFIIMLGSALGEVLKKTGVAEYIVLTFMKKIGINDEKKAILAVMISSCILVALLGTLAGANAIIAPIVIPLVAAIGITPSTLAAIFQGAGATGLFIGPYSPQVVTIMEVTGISYGVYLSSVGLPLAIVCWVVTFVMAQRIQNRTRNVYVYEDVEEPDKNYNPTIEAKKATIVFFVSLLIMVIYGIINQGGSSYAIVVMFVAAILTGVFGGLNLNTIFETMVEGAERMVSLFIMFVLFYPFITFISEAGAFDALVELLKPLLASESPILFSLIATLTGIFGIGGAAAAQTVVMDNMFGPLADNIGISITLWAMVLLVGSQITSFAYPEADMLGQMGLARSKDLKNMVKFGVTLTVSTIILVIIRSFFG is encoded by the coding sequence ATGATTTTTGGTATATCCCCAATTTTTGCTTTAGTTCCGTTAATTATTTATATAATTTTAGCTTTTAAGGATATTAATGCAATTTTAAATGTTGTAATCTGTGTTTTATTAAGTGCTATTATGACAAAGCAGCCTTTAATGGAAATGGGTGATGTAATTGGTGAGGCATTAGGTTCCTTTTTAGCCATGATAGGATTTATTATAATGTTAGGTTCTGCTTTAGGTGAAGTTTTAAAGAAAACAGGTGTAGCAGAATATATAGTATTAACCTTTATGAAAAAAATAGGGATTAATGATGAAAAAAAGGCAATTTTAGCAGTTATGATCAGTTCTTGTATTTTAGTAGCATTACTTGGTACTCTTGCAGGAGCCAATGCTATTATAGCACCAATAGTTATTCCTTTAGTAGCAGCCATTGGAATAACCCCTTCTACTTTAGCCGCTATTTTTCAAGGAGCAGGTGCAACTGGATTATTTATAGGACCTTATTCACCTCAAGTTGTGACTATAATGGAGGTTACAGGAATTAGTTATGGAGTATATCTATCAAGTGTAGGTTTACCATTAGCTATAGTTTGTTGGGTAGTAACTTTTGTAATGGCACAAAGAATTCAAAATAGGACAAGAAATGTATATGTTTATGAAGATGTAGAAGAGCCAGATAAAAATTATAATCCGACTATAGAAGCTAAAAAAGCTACAATAGTATTCTTTGTTTCACTTCTTATAATGGTTATCTATGGAATTATTAATCAAGGTGGTTCATCTTATGCCATTGTTGTAATGTTTGTAGCTGCAATTCTTACAGGAGTTTTTGGTGGCTTAAATTTAAATACTATATTTGAAACAATGGTAGAAGGTGCAGAAAGAATGGTATCTCTTTTCATTATGTTTGTTTTATTCTATCCTTTTATAACTTTTATTTCTGAAGCTGGTGCTTTTGACGCTTTAGTAGAATTACTTAAACCATTACTAGCATCAGAAAGTCCAATATTATTTTCTCTAATTGCTACATTAACAGGAATATTCGGTATTGGTGGTGCAGCTGCTGCCCAAACTGTTGTAATGGATAATATGTTTGGTCCTTTAGCTGACAATATAGGGATTTCAATAACTTTATGGGCTATGGTATTATTAGTAGGTTCTCAAATAACATCCTTTGCTTATCCAGAGGCAGATATGCTTGGACAAATGGGTCTTGCTAGATCTAAAGATTTAAAGAATATGGTAAAGTTTGGTGTAACTCTTACTGTTTCAACTATTATTTTAGTAATAATTAGATCTTTCTTTGGTTAA